One Bos javanicus breed banteng chromosome 9, ARS-OSU_banteng_1.0, whole genome shotgun sequence DNA window includes the following coding sequences:
- the TAAR5 gene encoding trace amine-associated receptor 5 yields MSVVLNQDAEERPETFCYQVNGSCPRTVHPLGIQLAIYLSCATGVLITVLGNLFVVFAVSYFKALHTPTNFLLLSLALADMFLGLLVLPLSTIRSVESCWFFGDSLCRLHTYLDTLFCLISIFHLCFISIDRHCAICEPLLYPSKFTVRVALRYILAGWGLPAAYTAFLLYTDMAERGLHLWLEEMPCVGSCQLLFNKFWGWLNFPVFFFPCFIMISLYVKIFVVATRQAQQINNLSKSLAGAAKRERKAAKTLGIAVGVYLLCWLPFTVDTMIDSLLNFITPPLVFDTFIWLAYFNSACNPIIYVFSYRWFRKALKLLLSWEIFLPRTPTIDLYQD; encoded by the coding sequence ATGAGTGTGGTCCTCAACCAAGATGCTGAAGAACGCCCCGAGACTTTCTGCTACCAGGTGAATGGGTCTTGCCCCAGGACAGTCCATCCCCTGGGCATCCAGCTGGCCATCTACCTGTCCTGTGCAACAGGTGTGCTGATTACAGTCCTAGGAAATTTGTTTGTGGTGTTCGCTGTGTCCTACTTTAAAGCACTTCACACTCCCACCAACTTCTTGCTGCTTTCCCTGGCCCTGGCTGACATGTTTCTGGGTCTGCTGGTGCTGCCCCTCAGTACCAtccgctccgtggagagctgctgGTTCTTTGGAGACTCTCTCTGCCGCCTGCATACCTACCTGGACACCCTCTTCTGCCTCATCTCCATCTTCCATCTCTGTTTCATTTCTATTGACCGCCACTGTGCTATCTGTGAGCCCCTACTCTATCCCTCTAAGTTCACGGTCAGGGTGGCCCTCAGGTATATCCTGGCAGGCTGGGGGCTGCCAGCAGCTTACACCGCCTTCTTGCTCTACACAGACATGGCAGAGAGAGGGCTCCACCTGTGGCTGGAAGAGATGCCTTGTGTGGGCAGTTGCCAGTTGCTGTTCAATAAGTTTTGGGGCTGGCTAAACTTCCCTGTGTTCTTTTTCCCGTGCTTCATCATGATAAGCTTATATGTGAAGATCTTTGTGGTTGCAACCAGGCAGGCTCAGCAGATCAACAACTTAAGCAAAAGCCTGGCTGGAGCTGCCAAACGTGAAAGAAAAGCTGCCAAGACCCTGGGCATCGCCGTGGGTGTGTACCTTTTGTGCTGGCTTCCCTTCACTGTCGATACGATGATCGACAGCCTCCTTAACTTCATCACACCACCGCTGGTCTTCGACACGTTTATCTGGCTTGCTTACTTCAACTCAGCCTGCAACCCCATCATCTATGTCTTTTCCTACCGGTGGTTCAGGAAGGCGCTGAAACTTCTCCTGAGTTGGGAGATCTTTTTGCCACGGACTCCCACAATTGATTTGTACCAAGATTGA
- the LOC133254450 gene encoding trace amine-associated receptor 4-like: MNSLDLWNPSEVQFCFALVNNSCPRNMRSGLSACALYVVMIGAIVMTMLGNLVVIISIAHFKQLHSPTNFLILSMATTDFLLSCVVMPFSMIRSIESCWYFGDLFCKVHSCCDIMLCTTSIFHLCFISVDRYYAVCDPLHYVTKITISLVGVFLFISWSIPIFFAFGLVFSELNIIGAEDFVAATDCTGLCVLIFNKLWGVLASFIAFFLPGTVMVGIYIHIFTVARKHAKQIGTGSMMKHIGLESKMKASTKTESKATKTLSIVMGVFVLCWLPFFVLTITDPFINFTTPEDLYNIFLWLGYFNSAFNPIIYGMFYPWFRKALRTIVSGMIFHPDSSNLSIFPACA; the protein is encoded by the coding sequence ATGAATTCACTGGACCTTTGGAACCCTTCAGAAGTACAATTCTGCTTTGCTCTGGTGAACAATTCATGCCCTAGAAACATGAGGTCTGGGCTGAGTGCCTGTGCCTTGTATGTTGTCATGATCGGTGCCATAGTAATGACCATGCTGGGCAACTTGGTTGTGATCATTTCCATTGCCCACTTCAAGCAGCTCCACTCCCCCACCAACTTCCTGATCCTCTCCATGGCCACCACTGACTTCTTGCTGAGCTGTGTGGTCATGCCCTTCAGTATGATCCGGTCCATTGAGTCCTGCTGGTACTTTGGCGATCTCTTTTGCAAAGTCCACAGCTGCTGTGACATCATGCTCTGTACCACTTCCATTTTTCACCTCTGCTTCATCTCAGTGGACCGCTACTATGCTGTTTGTGACCCTTTGCATTATGTCACCAAAATTACCATCTCTCTCGTAGGAGTCTTTCTATTCATCAGTTGGTCTATTCCCATCTTTTTTGCTTTTGGCCTGGTATTCTCAGAATTAAACATAATTGGTGCAGAAGACTTTGTTGCAGCCACTGACTGTACAGGTTTATGTGTGCTGATATTTAACAAGCTCTGGGGGGTGCTGGCCTCCTTTATAGCCTTCTTTCTCCCTGGGACGGTAATGGTGGGaatttacatacatattttcaCAGTAGCCAGGAAGCACGCTAAGCAAATTGGCACAGGTTCTATGATGAAACACATTGGGTTGGAAAGCAAAATGAAGGCATCAACCAAAACAGAAAGCAAGGCCACCAAGACTTTGAGCATCGTCATGGGAGTATTTGTGTTGTGTTGGCTGCCCTTTTTTGTCTTGACAATCACAGACCCTTTCATTAATTTTACAACGCCTGAAGATTTGTACAACATCTTTCTCTGGTTGGGCTATTTTAATTCCGCTTTCAATCCCATTATATATGGTATGTTTTATCCTTGGTTTCGCAAGGCGTTGAGGACAATTGTCTCAGGAATGATCTTCCACCCTGACTCTTCCAACCTAAGCATATTTCCTGCATGTGCTTAG